DNA from Bradyrhizobium japonicum USDA 6:
CGGCGGCACCGCTGCTGGAAGCGCTCAGCGCCGGCGCGATCGAGACCGGGCTCGTGGGCGATGCACCCTTCACCTTCGCCGCCGCTTCCGGCGCGCCGGTGAAGGCGATCGCCGCGATCCGGCAGACCCGTGAGGGACTCGCGATCCTCGTGCCCGAGAATTCGCCGATCAGGAGCTTCGCCGATCTGCGCGGCAAGAAGATCGCGACCGGTCGCGGCTCGATCGGTCATCAATTGATCCTCGCTGCGCTCGAGAAGAACGGCTGGAGCGCAAGTGATGTACAGATCGCGTTCCTGGCGCCGTCGGATGCCAAGATCGCCTACACGCAAGGCTCGGTCGATGCCTGGTCGACGTGGGAGCCCTATGTCAGCCAGGAAGAGGTGCTGTTCAAATCGCGCCGCGTCATCACCTCGGAGGGCCTGACGCCCGGGCTGAGCTTCCAGGTCGCGCGGCCCGACGCGATCCGCGACAAGCGCGCGGAGCTGACGGACTTCATCCGCCGCCTTACGGCGGCGCGGGCCTGGTCGCTGAGCAACGTCGACAGCTATGCCGCGACCTGGGGCAAGCTGATGAACATCCCGACCGCCGTGCCGCAAAACTGGCTGTCGCGCGCAAAGATCCGCATTGCGCCCATCGACGACGGCGTGGTCGCGGACGAGCAGGGCACGATCGACCTCTATTTCCGCTGGGGCCTGATCAAGCAGAAGCTCGATGCGGCCGAGATCGTGGATCGCTCTTTTGCCGATGCGATCGCGAAGGCGGGGCTGTAGCCACCAGGCACTCGCTCTTGTCCCGGACGCGGCGCAGCGTGCAACGCTGCTCCGCAGAGGCGGGACCCATGCCAGAGAGATTGCTCTCGGAAGATGGGCCCCGGCTCTGCGGCGCGCCACTACGTGATGCGCCGCGTCCGGGGCACGAGATCTCACGTGATCTCAAGCGTCCGTGAGATGAGAAGGACACTTTCCACGCGATGGCTCTTCGCGAAACGTTCTTCTGTATTCTTCGCTCCCGACAACATCCCCATTGCTATTTGCACCGCCTCCCTTGCGGCACGCTGCGCTCCGTCAAAAATCAGACAGACGACCACATCGGGAGACCGGCCATGGGCCTGCAAGAAACAAAAATCGAATCGCTTCCCTTCGTCACTGCTGAACTCAACTACCTCGCGCCGGTTTCCGGCAAGCCGCGCACCTATGCTTTCGATCCGCCGCCGGGCGAGCCCAAGAGCACGTCGTTGCCGGAGCCGCATCAGGTCCCGATCTTCGATGCGCGCCTGATCGCGGACAATTTCTCGCTCGATCGCGAAGGCTTTGCGCTGGTGCGTCACCCGACGCAGGTGAAGGACTTTTACAACGACGAGGAAATCCGCACCGTCTATTATCCCGCCGTCGAGGCGTTCCTGCGCGCGACGCTGAAGGCCGACCGGGTCGTCATCTTCGATCATACCGTGCGCAGGCGTGTCGAGGGGGCCGCGGATATTCGCGACGGTGGCCCGCGTCAGCCCGCGACGCGTGTCCATGTCGACCAGACCGCCGTCTCCGGCGCTAACCGCGTGCGCGAGCATCTGCCCGACGAAGCCGATGCGCTTCTGAAAGGTCGTGTGCAGGTGATCAACCTCTGGCGGCCGATCCGCGGACCCCTGCGCGATTCACCGCTGGCGATGGCCGACGGCACGACCATCGCGCCCGACGATCTCGTCGCCTCCGATCTGATCTATCCCAATCGCCGCGGCGAGACCTATTCGGTGAAATACAATCCGAACCACCGCTGGTTCTATTTTCCGGAGATGACGCCGGACGAGGCGCTGCTGCTCAAATGCTATGATTCCGCAACCGACGGCCGGACGCGGTTCGGGCCGCATACGGCCTTCGTCGATCCGACCACGCCGGCCGATGCGGCGCCGCGCGAAAGCATCGAGGTCCGCACGCTGGTGTTCCATAAACAGTAACAATGTGTGATGGCACTGCCGGGCGCGCCCGGCAGTGTTCCTGGAACTTACCGGAATAAATCGACGTTTGCAGCGCCGGGCAGGCAACCGGGAGCGGTGCCGTGCGAACGCAGACGACGGTATTTTGCTGTCTAGCCACTTTTTCGCTTTTTGCATTTTCTGCCGCGCAAGCCGAAAGCGGGCTTGCCTCATACTATGGCTACGGAAAAGCCGGTAAGGGCGGGGAGCTGACCTGCGCTCACCGCACGCGTCCCTTCGGCACCGTGCTGAGGGTGTCCTACAGCGGCCGGTCGATTCAGTGCCGCGTCAATGACCGCGGCCCCTTCATCCGCGGCCGGATCGTCGATCTCTCGGTGCCGGCGGCCAAAGCGCTCGGCATGATGAGCGCCGGCGTGGTGCGGGTCTCGGTGGAATAGGCCTGCTGGCGCGCTATAGTGCCGCCCAACGCAAGGGTAAGGGGGGCGCTATGGCCAGGATTCGGGTGGGACTTGTCGGCTGCGGCTTCGTGTCGGAGCTGCATATGTATGCGTTCCGCCGCGTCTACGGTGTGGATGTCGAGGTCGCGGCGGTCGCGGCGCGCGGCGATCATGTCGTCGAATTCGCCGGCCGCCACGGGATTCCGCGGGTCTATCGCAGCTTCGCCGAGCTGATCGCGGACCGCGAGCTCGATGTCATCGACATCTGCACCCCGCCCAATCTCCATGCCGACATGATCGTCGCCAGCATGCAGGCCGGCAAGCACGTGATCTGCGAAAAGCCGTTCGCCGGCTATTTCGGCCGTGCAGGCGACGCGCAGCCGATCGGCAAGCATGTGCCGAAGGCGCTGATGTATGAGCGGGTGCTGGAGGAGATGGACGCGACCCGCGCCGCGATCGAGCGCACCGGAAAACTCTTCATGTACGCGGAGGATTGGGTCTACGCGCCCGCGGTGACCAAGACCGCGGAGATCATCAGGGCGACGAAAGACAAGATCCTGTTCATGAAGGGCGAGGAGAGTCATTCCGGCTCGCACGCCGCGCATGCCGCGCAATGGGCGATGACCGGCGGCGGTTCGCTGATCCGCATGGGCTGCCATCCGCTCTCGGCCGTGCTTTATCTCAAGCAGGTGGAGGCCAAGGCGCGCGGCGAAACCATCCGCGTCGCCAGCGTCACAGGCGATGTCGGCAACGTTACGGCCGTCCTGAAGCCCGAGGAGCGCTCCTACATCAAGGCCAATCCGGTCGATGTCGAAGATTGGGGCACGCTGACGGCGACCTTCTCCGACGGCACCAAGGCGACCGTGTTTTCCGGCGACATGATCATGGGCGGCGTGCGCAATCTGATCGAAACCTACACCTCCGGCGGTTCGCTGTTCGCCAACATCACCCCGAACACGCATCTGATGAGCTACCAGACCAGCGAGGAGAAGCTCGCCAGCGTCTACATCACCGAGAAGGTCGACCGCAAAACCGGCTGGCAATATGTCTGCCTCGAGGAGGAGTGGACGCGCGGCTATCTCCAGGAGATCCAGGATTTCATGGAATGCGCCACAAGCGGACGGCAGCCGCTGTCGGACCTGGCGCTGGCGTATGAGACGATCAAGGTGAACTACGCGGGCTACTGGGCCGCGGAGGAGGGACGGCGGGTGGTGTTGTAGGGCCGCTGAAGAGACCGCAGGCGCGCTGCCATCCCTTCTCCCCTTGTGGGCCTGTTGCGTTATCAGCTCTTGAGGCTGAAGACGTCAGGAACGAAGGCCTTGGTCCCGGCAATTGCCTGCCAAGATCTGTAGTTGTCGCCCTCGGAGGGTGGCTCACGCGGCGATTGTGGCCCACCGCCTCATGTTGAAGGCGATCGCGGCGAGCACGACTTGCCCGGTCGCCTTGATCAGACCGACGTAGCGGATGCAGGTCAGCCGCATGCGGCGTTTGAGAGTAGCGAAGGTGGTCTCGACCTGGGCTCGGCGGCGCGCGATGAGGAGGTTGTAGCGTTTGAGCCTGGGCGGCAGTTCCGGATGATGTCTGTTGGGCCGACGAGCGATGCGGGGTTTCTTGCCCTCCGCCTTCAGCCGGGCCCGTCGGGCATGGGTGTCGTAAGCCGCATCGGCCCACACCGCAGCTTCATCGCCCCGGATCAAAGCGTCCGCAGGTGTCGTATCGTTGACGTTAGCGGGTGTGGTCAGCACCGCGCGGATCAAGCCGGATCCTTCGTCCACACCCACATGGGCCTTGTAACCGAAGGTCGAGCCGCTTTTGCCCTGCCGTTTGGCAAACCGGGCATCAGGGTCGTTTGAGGGGCGATCCTCCTTGGGCGGAGCCGAGACTGCCTGGATCAAGGTCGCATCCAGCATCGTGCCGCGCTTGAGGATCACGCCAGCATTCTCAAGCTGACGATCCAATTCGCCAAACAGCTTCTCCAGCAGGCCCTGTTCAACGAGCTGGTTCCGGAAGCGGTTCAGGACCGTGTGGTCGGGCGTCGCATCCTCAAGGCTCAAACCGACGAAGCGCTTGAACGACAACCGGTCGCCCAGCGCTTCCTCGAGTTCGCGCTCCGAAAGACCATACAGCGACTGCAACAGCACAGCACGAAACAGCACCAACACCGGATAGCCTGGTCGACCGGGGCTCCCTTCATCCCGCAAATGGCCGATCAGCTTCTCGAACCGGTACCACTTGACCAGGCCAGCCAGCCGATCCAGCGCCGCATTGGCGCCGGCCCCCTTCGGCATCAGCGCTTCCACAAAGCTCGGCTGTCCCGTCCGCTTGACCGCCATCGCTACCCTCCAAGGCTTTGCCCTAGGGAATCACAATTGACGAATTACGCAACAGCCCCACAAGGGGAGAGGGGAAGAGACCGTCCGCATCACCTCACGCCCCGTAGGTCGAACCCTTTGGCAGCGGAAACACCGGGTCCTGCGTGCGGATGTTCGTCGGCCACACCACCGAGATGTGCTCGCCGGCGTTCTGCATCACCACCGGTGTCGAGCGCTCGTTCTGGCCTGACATCGGCGTGCCCGGCGGGAAGAACTTGACGCCGTAGCCCTGGATGGTGCCGCCGGCGGGAATGTCGACGTCGAGCGCGGCCTTGCGGATGGCCTCGGGATCGAAGCTGCCGTATTTCTCCTTGGCGACCGGCAGCACGTTGTTGAGCAGCAGCCAGGTCTGGTTGAAGCCCATCGAGCAGTGTGGCGGCACTTCGGTCGCGCCGGTCTTGGCCTTGTAGCGCGTGACCATGGCGTTGGTCAGATCGCCGATGCCCGGTGCGAGCTTTGCGGGATCGAGCAATTGCGCCGGCACCGGATCGATGTTGCAGAAATTGTCGATGTCGGCGCCGAAGGTCGCGCGCAGCTTGTCGAGCTGGCTGTAGCCGGCGCCGGCGCCGAACAGCATCTTGAAGCGCAATCCGCTCTCGCGCGCCTGGCGCAGGAACAGGGTGATGTCGGGGTTGTAACCGGCATGCGAGATCACGTCGGCCTTGGCGCGCTTGATTTTCGTGACGAGCACCGAGAGGTCGGGCGCCGAGGCGGAGTAGCCTTCGCGCAGCACCACCTGGATGCCGGCCTGCTTGGCGTAGGCCTCGTCGGCCGCCGCGACGCCGACGCCATATGGGCCGTCCTCGTGGATCAGCGCGACCTTGACGTCCTTCGGATCCATGCCGAGCTTGCCTTGCGCATGCTCGGCGAGGAAGCTCGCGAAGGCCTGGCCATACTGGTCGGAATGGATCTGCGCGCGAAACACGTATTGCAGGTTCTTGTCCTTGAACACGGCGGTCGAGACCGCGGTCGTGATCCAGAGGATCTTCTTCTGCTGCTCGACCTTGGCCGCGAGTGGCACCGCATGCGAGCTCGCATAGACGCCGTTGAGGATGTCGATCTTTTCCTGACTGATCAGGCGTTCGGCCTCGTTGATCGCAACGTCGGGTTTGCTCTGGGAATCCGCGGCGACCGGAACAATCTTGGTCTTGCCGCCGACACCGCCCTTTTCGTTGACGAGATCGATCGCGATCTGCGCGCCGATTGACGAGGCGACCGAGCCGCCGGCGGCGAAGGGGCCGGTGAGGTCGTAGATCAGGCCGATGCGCAAATTCTCGGCCTGCGCCTGGGCCCGGGTCCAATCAAGGCTGAGTGCGGCGGCGGCAGCCGCCGAGCTCTTCAGCAACTGCCTGCGTGAAGTCGGCATCCTTTCCTCCCTCAAAACCCGTCGGTTGATTGGTCTTGTTATTTTTTGCGAAGTATTTGGAGGGTGCGTGTGAAAGTCAACATGCAGCGCACCAGACAATTCGCAGCCGGCCGCGCGGCGAGGATGGCACGAGCCGGCACTGCACCATCGTACGCCTGACGGATCAGAGAAACGGCGATGCCAGGGCCGGAGTTTCGACCAGCGCGTGAGCGGCATACTCGAGCGCAGATCTAATCTGTGCTCGAGTGGAAGGGCCGCAGATGCATACTCTGATGGCCTCGGGGGGCGGATCACTCACGACAAAGGCGTCACTTGCGACCACGCCGATGCCGGTCTGCCGCATATGCTCCACGAAAGCCGAGCGCCTCCAGGGCGTGGGCAGCGCGACCCACAGGTTGAAGCTGAGAGGATCGCCACGGTAGGACCCCTTGGGCAGGATTTCGGCCGCGAGCTTCTGCCGCGCCGAGGTCTCGGCGCGGATGAACCGCAACATCGTGTCCGCGGTGCCGTCTTCGATCCAGCGCGTCGCGATCGCCACGGTGAGGGGGGATGCCATCACCGTCGCCGAGCGGAGCGCCGAGGCAAACGGCCAGGCCGAGCGCGTATCGGGCACGACGACATAGGCCGTGCGCAAGCCTGCTCCGATGCATTTCGCCAGTCCCGCGACGTGCCAGGTCAGATCGGGCGCGATGGCAGCGAAGGGCGCGTGGCCGTGGCCGTGCTCGGGAATGAAGCCATAGGCATCGTCCTCGATGATCGGCAGCTTGAAGCGTCGTGCGATCGCAACGATCTCTCGCCGTCGAGAGTCCGGAATCGTCAGGGTCGTCGGATTCTGCAGCGTCGGATTGAGGTAGATGGCCTTGGGCTTCAGCTTCTTGCAGGAATCGGTCAGCGCCTGCGGCTCAATGCCGTCGTCATCCATCGGCAAGCCGACGAGGGTGATGCCGAGCTGCGCGGCGATGGACCTGATCCCGGGATAGGTGATGGCCTCGCACAGCACCACCTCGCCTGCCTTCGCAAGGATAGAGAGGATGCCGAGCAGCGCCGGATGGGCCCCCGGCGAGACAAAGATGCGGCTTTGTGCCGGCACCAGCGCACGGCGGCCGAGCCAGCTCGACGCAGCATCCTTGTCGGCCTGCGTGCCGCCAAAGCCCTGGTAGCGCAGCAGTGGAACAATGTCGCGCATCACAAGCTCGGCGCCTGCCTGCATGCGCTCGATCAACTCGGGATCATCAGGCTCGGGCGGCAGGTTCATCGACAGGTCGACGGGGCGAGGCGGAAAGATCGCTGCTGAGCGCCGCGGCCGCGGCTTGTCGCGAACGAAGGTTCCCTGTCCGACCTTGGATTCAATCAGGCCGCGCTTCCGGGCTTCGACATAGCCGCGCGCGACGGTGGTGAAATCGACATCGAGCCGCTTGGCCAGCTTCCGCTGTGGCGGCAGGCGGTCGCCGATCACAAGCCGTCCCGCGGCGATATCGTCGGCAATTGCGTCTGCGATGGCGAGATAGCGCGGCTTGTCGCTGTTCGAGAGATCGGGTCGCCAGTCGGCCATAGCTCAGTTCCGGTAAGTTACGTCAGCATAATTGACTGTATATTGTTGCAAACGTCGAAGCAATTGTATCGCGTATTTTTGGCTGCTTGAGGAGGCGGTTCGTCTGAGCGCATTGCACACCGATCGGGCGCGCTGCCCAGCATTTTTCAGGCACTATTTTTCAGGCACAACGCAAGCATATCCAAATCCAGTCAGGTCTCCATTCAACATTGAATGCATAATTGAATGTAAATTGTATGGTTTGATGATTTGTCGTGCAGAAGGCTGCTTGGCACATTGATTGCAAAACCTGATCCCGATCCGGGAGGCCGGACGTGAACAGGAGGTGTCTATGCCAGCAGTGAACATTCCCGCGCGTCAGAAGGGCGACTTTCTTGTCGACTACGAAGAGAAGGTTTTCGAGGACGTCAAAGCAAAGCCGGGTGAGAAGGCGCTGGTCACCTTCCACACCGTCGCGTTCGAGGGCTCCATCGGCCTCGTCAACATTCTCCAGGCGCTGCGCCTGAAGCGTAAGGGCTTTGAGACGTCGGTTCTGCTTTACGGTCCCGGTGTCACGCTCGGCATTCAGCGCGGCTTCCCGAAGATCGGCGACGAAGCCTTCCCCGGCGCGCAGAACTTCAACAACCAGCTCGCAAAATTCATGGATGAGGGCGGCAAGGTCTATGCCTGCCGGTTCGCGCTGCAGGCGCTTTACGGCCATGGCGAGCCTTCGCTCATTCCCGGCATCCGGCCGATCAATCCGCTCGATGTGCTCGACCTCATCCTGCTTCACCGCAGGGACGACGCGTTCATGATCCACACCTGGACCGTCTGACTTCGGTTGTCTCGCGCGACGGACGAGGGAGAATACAGTGACAGCGAAACGCACGATCAGGGCCGGCGCGATTCAGATCGCGCCGGATCTGGATACGCCGACCGGAACGGTCGACCGGATCCTGGCGGCCATCGCAGAGGCGGCGGGCAAGGGAGTTCAGTTCGCCGTTTTTCCAGAGACGTTCGTTCCCTGGTATCCCTATTTCTCCTTTGTCCGTCCGCCGGTCCTCAGCGGCGCTGAACACATCCAGCTCTATGACAACGCCGTCGTCGTGCCTGGTCCCGTCACAGATGCCGTTGCGCAAGCGGCGAAGCGCCACGGCATGGTGGTGGTGCTCGGCGTCAACGAGCGCGATCACGGCTCGCTTTACAACACCCAGCTCGTGTTCGACGCGAACGGCGCGCTCGTCCTGACGCGACGCAAGATCACGCCGACCTTTCACGAGCGAATGATCTGGGGGCAGGGCGATGGCGCCGGCCTGAAGGTGGTCGAGACTGCGGTCGGCCGTGTCGGCGCGCTGGCCTGCTGGGAGCATTACAACCCGCTCGCCCGCTACGCGCTGATGGCCCAGCACGAGGAAATCCATGCGGCCCAGTTTCCGGGTTCGCTGGTCGGACAGGTCTTTGCCGACCAGATCGAGGTGACGATCCGGCATCATGCGCTGGAAAGCGGATGCTTCGTCGTCAATGCCACCGGCTGGCTGACCGAGGAGCAGATTGCGAAAATCTCGCCGGAGGAAGGCCTGCGCAAAGGCCTGCGCGGCGGCTGCATGACGGCGATCGTCTCACCGGAAGGCAATCATCTGGTGCCGCCGCTGACCAGCGGCGAGGGCATCCTTGTCGCCGATCTCGATCTCGCACTGATCACCAAACGCAAGCGGATGATGGATTCTGTCGGCCACTACGCCCGGCCCGAGCTGCTTTCGCTGGTGCTGAACGACCGACCCGCGCGTCCGATGCACGGCTTTCACCCGAACCGCCTCATGCCCATTCCGGGAGACCAATCAGATGAGACCGCAGATGCCGCAACCCAAGGCGATCCCGACCGAGCAGCTGATCAACGAGTTGCAGTCCTTCGGAGTCCGGCTCGCTGATCCCAAGACCGGGGGAACGAGCCGCCGTGGCGGCGCCGGCCCGTCGGATCACACGCCGTTCACGATCGACGGCGCGACCGTGATGATTCCGGTCCACAACGCGCCTGCCTTCGAGAGCCCTTATCTCGTCGAGCGTCCCGACGAGGCCGGGCGAAGCCGCATCTCGCGCGACGGCGTGGTGCTCGCGGACGTCTCGTTTCCGTTACGACCCAAATTCTACGACCGCGCCACCGAGGACGGCATCCCCTATTGGAAGATCGCGACCCTGCATGGGCGCGACGTTCTCGCCACCACCGTACTCCAAACCTGCATTCGCTACCAGAGTCGCACCAAGACCTGCCGGTTCTGCGCCATCGGCCAGTCACTCGCAGCCGGGCGTACGGTCGAGCGCAAGACGCCGGCACAGCTCGCCGAAGTGGCCAAGGCGGCCGTCGAGCTCGACGGCATCAGGCATATGGTGATGACCACGGGCACGCCGCACACGTCCGATCGCGGCGCCGGCATCCTTGCGGAGAGCGCGCAGGCCGTCAAAGCCGCTGTCGACCTGCCGATCCAGGCGCAATGCGAGCCACCGGACGATTTTGCCTGGTTCCAGCGCATGAAGAGTTCAGGGGTCGACGCGCTCGGCATGCATCTGGAGGTCATCGGTCCTGCCGTGCGGCAAAGGATCATGCCAGGCAAGGCGCAGGTCTCGATCGAGCACTACATGGAAGCGTTCGCCGCGGCCGTGCCGGTCTTTGGCCGCGGTCAGGTCTCGACCTATATTTTGGCTGGCCTTGGCGACGAGCCTTCCGAGATTCTCGCGCTGTCGCGTCGGCTCATCGATATCGGCGTCTATCCCTTCGTCGTGCCGTTCGTGCCGATCGCCGGCACGCCGCTGGAGAGCCATCCGACGCCGTCTCCAGGGTTCATGCATCAGATCCTGCGTCCGCTCGCCGAGATGCTGCGCGCCGGCGGCCTGCGCGCCACCGATATCAAGGCAGGCTGCGGCAAATGCGGCGCCTGCTCGGCCCTGTCCACTTACGAACGCGGAGCACGTGCATGATCTTTGAGCCATTCAAGCCGTTCGTCGCGCCGGAATTCCAGGTGAAGTTCGCAACCGAAGCCTGGGAGCGTGCCGCCGCCGCAGCCCTGCGTCGCAAGGTCTTCTGCGAAGAGCAGGGCGTGTTTGCGGGTGATGATCGCGACGCGGTCGACGACGTCGCCATCCCGCTCGTAGCCGTGTCGCTGCTCGGCGTCGCCGAGGATGACGTCGTCGGCACCGTGCGCATTCACGCCGATGACCACGAGGCGGATGTGTGGTGGGGCTCCCGCCTTGCCGTTGAAAAAGGTTATCGCCGGCTCAGCGCGGTTGGCGCCGGCCTGATCCGGCTCGCCGTCTCCTCAGCCCATGCGCGCGGTTGCCGGCGCTTTCTTGCCAATGTGCAAAGTCAGAACGCGCTTCTGTTCCAGCACATGCATTGGCGTTCGCTCGGCGAATTCGAGCTCCATGGCCGGCCGCACCATCGCATGGAGGCCGATCTCGACCACTACCCGCCGTTCCGGACGCCTGAAACCGGCTTCCTGTCACTCGCAAAGCTGGCGGCCTGATCATGCTGACGGACGCCGCTCTCACAAACCTCGCCGAGACGCTCCGCAAAAGCCGCGGCATCGCCGCCAAGGCCGACATTGCGGCTGTCGCGGCCACGCTCGACCTCTCGAGCGGCGATGCCATCGCGGTGGGGGACGATTGCGCGGCGATCCCGGAGGGCGATGGCTATACCCTGTTCGCCATCGAAGGCTTCATGAACGAATTCGTCGCCGCCGACCCCTGGTTTGCAGGCTGGTGCGGCGCCATGGTCAACATCTCGGACGTCGCGGCAATGGGCGGACGGCCGACGGCCATTGTCAATGCGATCTGGTCCAATGGTGCGGATAAGGCCGCGCCCATTCTCGAAGGATTGAAAGCTGCTGCGAAGACTTTCGGTGTGCCCGTCATCGGCGGCCACACCAATGTGCGCAGCAACCAGAGCCAGTTTGCCGTCGCGATCCTGGGTCGTGCGAGGCGGCTTCTCACGAGCTTCGACGCCAGGCCCGGCGACAAGCTCATTGCGGCGATCGATCTGCGCGGCCGCTACCGCGAGCCGTTCGCGAACTGGGAGGCAGCAACCGACGCGCCCGCGGAGCGGCTGCGCGACGATCTGGAGATCCTGCCGTCGATCGCCGAGGCGGGGCTCGCACTCGCAGCCAAGGACATCAGCCAGGGCGGCATCGTCGGGACCGCGGCGATGCTGGCCGAGTGCTCGCAGGTCGCCATCACGCTGGACGTCGAGGCGGTTCCGATTCCTGCCGGCGCGCCGCTCGAACGCTGGCTCCTGACATTCCCGAGCTTCGGCTATCTCCTGTCGGCGAAGTCCGAAGACGTCGACGAGATACTGTCGCGCTTCCAGCGGCGCGGCATTGCGGCAGCCGCGATCGGAGACGTCGCTGCGGGGACAAGCGTCGACATTCGCGCCGCTTCCGGTCGCGCAACGGTCTGGGACTTCGCGGCGCAGCCCCTGATCGGATGTACGCCAGGGCAGGGTTATCGGCAGCGGAGCGTGGCATGAGCGGCGGCTCGTCAAGGCTTCGCATCGCGATCCTCACGCACTCGACAAATCCACGAGGCGGCGTGGTGCACGCGCTCGCGCTCGCGGACGCCCTGGCACATCTCGGACTTCGGCCGGTCGTGCACGCGCCCGACCCAGCAGGCAAAGGCTTCTTCCGCCGCGGCGTCGCGGCGACGCGCTCCGTGCCTGCATCGCCCGTCTCGGGCGACGTCGTCGCGATGGTCGAAGCGCGCATCGCCGACTATGTCCGGCATTTCGAGGATGTGGCCAATCGGCAGTACGACGTCTTCCACGCCCAGGACGGCATCTCCGGTAATGCGCTCGCGACGCTGAAGCAGCGCGGCCTGATCCAACGCTATGTCCGCACCGTTCATCACATCGATGCATTCAAGGACGAGCGGCTCTGCGAACTCGACCGTCGCTCGATCGTCCA
Protein-coding regions in this window:
- a CDS encoding IS5 family transposase yields the protein MAVKRTGQPSFVEALMPKGAGANAALDRLAGLVKWYRFEKLIGHLRDEGSPGRPGYPVLVLFRAVLLQSLYGLSERELEEALGDRLSFKRFVGLSLEDATPDHTVLNRFRNQLVEQGLLEKLFGELDRQLENAGVILKRGTMLDATLIQAVSAPPKEDRPSNDPDARFAKRQGKSGSTFGYKAHVGVDEGSGLIRAVLTTPANVNDTTPADALIRGDEAAVWADAAYDTHARRARLKAEGKKPRIARRPNRHHPELPPRLKRYNLLIARRRAQVETTFATLKRRMRLTCIRYVGLIKATGQVVLAAIAFNMRRWATIAA
- a CDS encoding ABC transporter substrate-binding protein, yielding MIRLMLAGALLFGSLELAAAQTTLRVGDQKGNSQAVMEAAGVLKDVPYKIEWKEFPAAAPLLEALSAGAIETGLVGDAPFTFAAASGAPVKAIAAIRQTREGLAILVPENSPIRSFADLRGKKIATGRGSIGHQLILAALEKNGWSASDVQIAFLAPSDAKIAYTQGSVDAWSTWEPYVSQEEVLFKSRRVITSEGLTPGLSFQVARPDAIRDKRAELTDFIRRLTAARAWSLSNVDSYAATWGKLMNIPTAVPQNWLSRAKIRIAPIDDGVVADEQGTIDLYFRWGLIKQKLDAAEIVDRSFADAIAKAGL
- a CDS encoding Nit6803 family nitrilase, translated to MTAKRTIRAGAIQIAPDLDTPTGTVDRILAAIAEAAGKGVQFAVFPETFVPWYPYFSFVRPPVLSGAEHIQLYDNAVVVPGPVTDAVAQAAKRHGMVVVLGVNERDHGSLYNTQLVFDANGALVLTRRKITPTFHERMIWGQGDGAGLKVVETAVGRVGALACWEHYNPLARYALMAQHEEIHAAQFPGSLVGQVFADQIEVTIRHHALESGCFVVNATGWLTEEQIAKISPEEGLRKGLRGGCMTAIVSPEGNHLVPPLTSGEGILVADLDLALITKRKRMMDSVGHYARPELLSLVLNDRPARPMHGFHPNRLMPIPGDQSDETADAATQGDPDRAADQRVAVLRSPAR
- a CDS encoding MSMEG_0572/Sll0783 family nitrogen starvation response protein is translated as MPAVNIPARQKGDFLVDYEEKVFEDVKAKPGEKALVTFHTVAFEGSIGLVNILQALRLKRKGFETSVLLYGPGVTLGIQRGFPKIGDEAFPGAQNFNNQLAKFMDEGGKVYACRFALQALYGHGEPSLIPGIRPINPLDVLDLILLHRRDDAFMIHTWTV
- a CDS encoding ABC transporter substrate-binding protein; the encoded protein is MPTSRRQLLKSSAAAAAALSLDWTRAQAQAENLRIGLIYDLTGPFAAGGSVASSIGAQIAIDLVNEKGGVGGKTKIVPVAADSQSKPDVAINEAERLISQEKIDILNGVYASSHAVPLAAKVEQQKKILWITTAVSTAVFKDKNLQYVFRAQIHSDQYGQAFASFLAEHAQGKLGMDPKDVKVALIHEDGPYGVGVAAADEAYAKQAGIQVVLREGYSASAPDLSVLVTKIKRAKADVISHAGYNPDITLFLRQARESGLRFKMLFGAGAGYSQLDKLRATFGADIDNFCNIDPVPAQLLDPAKLAPGIGDLTNAMVTRYKAKTGATEVPPHCSMGFNQTWLLLNNVLPVAKEKYGSFDPEAIRKAALDVDIPAGGTIQGYGVKFFPPGTPMSGQNERSTPVVMQNAGEHISVVWPTNIRTQDPVFPLPKGSTYGA
- a CDS encoding CmcJ/NvfI family oxidoreductase; amino-acid sequence: MGLQETKIESLPFVTAELNYLAPVSGKPRTYAFDPPPGEPKSTSLPEPHQVPIFDARLIADNFSLDREGFALVRHPTQVKDFYNDEEIRTVYYPAVEAFLRATLKADRVVIFDHTVRRRVEGAADIRDGGPRQPATRVHVDQTAVSGANRVREHLPDEADALLKGRVQVINLWRPIRGPLRDSPLAMADGTTIAPDDLVASDLIYPNRRGETYSVKYNPNHRWFYFPEMTPDEALLLKCYDSATDGRTRFGPHTAFVDPTTPADAAPRESIEVRTLVFHKQ
- a CDS encoding aminotransferase-like domain-containing protein, producing the protein MADWRPDLSNSDKPRYLAIADAIADDIAAGRLVIGDRLPPQRKLAKRLDVDFTTVARGYVEARKRGLIESKVGQGTFVRDKPRPRRSAAIFPPRPVDLSMNLPPEPDDPELIERMQAGAELVMRDIVPLLRYQGFGGTQADKDAASSWLGRRALVPAQSRIFVSPGAHPALLGILSILAKAGEVVLCEAITYPGIRSIAAQLGITLVGLPMDDDGIEPQALTDSCKKLKPKAIYLNPTLQNPTTLTIPDSRRREIVAIARRFKLPIIEDDAYGFIPEHGHGHAPFAAIAPDLTWHVAGLAKCIGAGLRTAYVVVPDTRSAWPFASALRSATVMASPLTVAIATRWIEDGTADTMLRFIRAETSARQKLAAEILPKGSYRGDPLSFNLWVALPTPWRRSAFVEHMRQTGIGVVASDAFVVSDPPPEAIRVCICGPSTRAQIRSALEYAAHALVETPALASPFL
- a CDS encoding Gfo/Idh/MocA family protein; this translates as MARIRVGLVGCGFVSELHMYAFRRVYGVDVEVAAVAARGDHVVEFAGRHGIPRVYRSFAELIADRELDVIDICTPPNLHADMIVASMQAGKHVICEKPFAGYFGRAGDAQPIGKHVPKALMYERVLEEMDATRAAIERTGKLFMYAEDWVYAPAVTKTAEIIRATKDKILFMKGEESHSGSHAAHAAQWAMTGGGSLIRMGCHPLSAVLYLKQVEAKARGETIRVASVTGDVGNVTAVLKPEERSYIKANPVDVEDWGTLTATFSDGTKATVFSGDMIMGGVRNLIETYTSGGSLFANITPNTHLMSYQTSEEKLASVYITEKVDRKTGWQYVCLEEEWTRGYLQEIQDFMECATSGRQPLSDLALAYETIKVNYAGYWAAEEGRRVVL
- a CDS encoding septal ring lytic transglycosylase RlpA family protein, with amino-acid sequence MRTQTTVFCCLATFSLFAFSAAQAESGLASYYGYGKAGKGGELTCAHRTRPFGTVLRVSYSGRSIQCRVNDRGPFIRGRIVDLSVPAAKALGMMSAGVVRVSVE